GCACCCTTTACGGCGACATGGCTGGTGGGCTCGCCGTTCTCTCGGATGTGCCCAAGACTGTCGTCTACCGCCTCGCCGAGCACCTGAACAGGGATCGAGAGCGGATTCCGGAGAACACGATCACGAAGGCCCCTTCTGCTGAGCTTCGCCCGGACCAAAAGGATGAGGACAGTCTTCCTCCGTATCCTGTTCTTGACCGCATTCTTGAACTCTACGTGGAGCAAGGCCACTCCAGAGCCGAGATTGTTGCGTCCGGGTTCGAAGAACAGCTGGTTGCAGAAGTTCTGGGGAAGGTAGACCGGAACGAGTACAAAAGAAAGCAAGCCGCTCCAGGGCTCAAAATCACTCCTTTGGCCTTCGGCGTTGGACGCCGCATTCCGATTGTGCAAAAATACGTATCATGAAATCCATTGAGGAAAAAAAATCCGAACTTCTGGAAACTCTGGATCTAATCGGGGACGAACACGAAAGACTAAGCTTCATCGTAGATCTCGGAAAAGGCGCAGAAAGTTTGGCTTCAGAGTATCGACAGGAGACCTTTCGCGTCGAAGGATGCACGTCAAACCTCTGGCTTTTCCCCTCCTTTGAAGCGGGGAAATGTCACTACTCTGTCGACTCAGACTCCTCCATTACCAAAGGAATCGCGACTATGCTCGCAAACCTGTATGATGGTCACTCCCCGCAGGAGATACTGAAGAATCCGCCGGACTTTCTCGTCGATGCGGGTATTCCCCAGTTGCTTTCACCGAATCGGAGAAACGGTTTGTCTAACCTTTCAGGCAAGATCGTAGACTACGCTACTCTTTACCGCGAAAAGTATCCCGAGGAGAGCTCAAGAGCACTGTAGCAGTCCTAGGATTGTTTCGATAGCGATACCGATTTCGATTTCGATTTTTGCGATCATGCTTTGTGTGTGGAGCGGTTTAATTTGGCGCAATGGGAAAAGAGGCTGAGCAAGGCTCTGCAAGGCTAATCGAAACAGGAATCCCGGGGGCTTCGATAAGATTCCTACCCTGCCTCCCGGACCTTTCTGACCAAATCCGTCAATCGTGTTTGATCCGAAAGTTGTCGAACCGCCATAGAATAGGCTGCTGGATCCCCTACAAAGTAAACCGCCTTTTTGCCTCTGGTAAGTGCCGTGTAGACTAAATTTCTCCTCAACAAGAGATAGTGCTGCTTCATCAGTGGCAGGATTACGATTGGATACTCACTGCCCTGACTCTTATGAACTGTGATCGCATAGGCTAATGACAGGTCGTTCACCTGCCCTCGCCCTATCCGAGTCCGCAAACCAGAAAAATTCACCTCTATCTCTCCATCGGGTAGGTCTGTCCGGGTAACCAAACCGAGGTCACCGTTGTAGATTCCCAAATCGTAGTTATTGCGGGTTTGGATGACCTTATCCCCTAAAGCAAAGGGAGTATTCCCCCCACGAACGTTTCTGGAAAGCAAACGCTCTTTTAAACGCTCGTTCAGATTTCCAACTCCGACAACCCCTTTGTGGAGAGGCACAATGACCTGAATGTCACTAACAGGATCAGTTCCCGGGATCGCTTTTGGCAAGTAATCCACCAAGCGCAAAGTCTTATCCACGCAATCATCGGGGTCTTCCGCGAGAATCCACTGGACATCACCAGGAGGCCGGGGCTTGGAAGGAGCCTCTTCACTTTTGTAAGGAAAACGAGGATTCCCCCCGAGGACCTGGTAAGCAAGATCAACAATTCTGCTCGCTCCTTCCTGCCGAAACACCTGACTAAGGCGAACAACTGAAAATCTCTCCGACTCGATCAAATTCCGCAAGACGTCTCCGGGACCTACGGATGGCAATTGATCAGCATCTCCCACTAAGAGCAAAGTCGCCCCCGGAGCGACCGCACTAATCAGCGATGCCGCCAATCGCACATCGAGCATACTCGCCTCGTCCACAATTACATACTCATAAGGAAGGCGTTTCTTCTCATGATGCACAAAGCCACCCGTTGCCGGATCGTATTCGAGCATCCGATGTACCGTCTTCGCGGACAATCCAGTCGCCTCACTCATTCGCTGCGCAGCCCGGCCTGTTGGAGAAGCAAGACCCACCCGAATATTCTTCGCCGAGAGAATCGCCACGAGAGAGCGCAGGATCGTCGTTTTACCTGTACCGGGTCCTCCGGTTAGAATCGCCACCCGATTCGCCAGACTCGCTTTCAATGCCTCCACTTGCTCGGGAGCAAACGCAAATCCAGAGCGGGCAGCAGCCCAATCGACCGCCTTCTCTATTTGAATAGCAGGAAGCGAAGATTTCGCCCAAAGAAGCTCAAAAAGAGCTGTCGCAAGTCGCTTTTCAGCAATCGCCAGATCATTCCGTTGAATCAACGTGTCGGACTCGATTGATGAGAGCTGCTCCTCCGCGATCAAACGGACGAGTATGGGCTCTACTGACTCACCCGGCAATCCGAGCACTGTTGAAGCCCGCGCGATCAAGTCACCCCGAGCCAAAACAGTATGCCCCTCATCTGCTGCCTCCTGAAGTGAATAGGAGAGCGCCGCCGAAATCCGATCCGGACCATCACTGGGAAGACCTAGGTTTACTGCAATCTGGTCTGCCGTGCGAAACCCGATCCCCTCAATTTCATCTGCGAGACGGTAAGGATTGGCTCGTAGGATCTTCTCCGTGCTCTCGCCGTAACGTTTAACAAGACGTAAGCATTTTGCAGCAGACACGCCGTAAGTCTGCAGAAAGATCATCACTGATCGAAACGCACGGTGCTCCTCCCAACCCTCTTTGATTTTCCGCGCCCGCTCTTTTCCAATCCCGGGAACCTCTCGAAGCCGAGCCGATTTCACCGATATTACCCGAAGCGTATCCTCTCCAAAGTAATCAACGATTTTGGAAGCGTAGGTCTTTCCAATTCCAGGGATCAGGCCGCTTCCAAGATACTTGCGAATACCGTGGATTGTCGCAGGAAGATGGGACTCAAAGTGAGAGATCCTAAACTGCTTACCATGCCGGGGATGGCTCACCCACTCTCCTGTAACCTTTAGGGACTCTCCGCACTGCACTCCCGGCATGACTCCGGTGATCGTGACTTTACCTTTTTCTCCATCCGGGGAGAACTCCGCCACGAGATACTGCTTCTCTTCGTTGGAGAAAACAATTCTCTCGAGAGTTCCCTTTAGCTGATCAGGCATATCGAAAAACCAGGAAACGCCGAATTCTGGACCCAAAAAATCCGAAACAGACAATCATTCAGAATTATGGGTCGGGGTTCACCTACGCTCAACTCTCGGAACTCTACACTACTCCTTCAGGATTCGCCAACCTTCAGGAAAGACCGAACAACGTCTCCCCTAGTTTCGCCATATCACCGAAAACCCAATCTGCCTCGGTTTCCTCCAATTCTTTTTCCGAGTGACTTCCCGTAGCTACAGCGGCAACGCGCAAGCTTCGAACTTTTCCCGCCTTTACGTCAAACGGGGAATCGCCAATCATCAACGCTTCGGATGGTTTCGCCTCGACCTTTGCCAGAACCCAATTGGTAAACTCAACTTGTGGCTTTCGGTAGGGTGTATCTCCCGCACCTGCGATTAGATCAAAGAATTTAGAGAGCTTGAGATGGGTGAGTACTTTCCTCGCATGATCTCCTCTTTTGTTCGTAAACACAGCAAGATGAAATCCACGATCTGACAATCCCTCCAGAAATTCGGGAACGCCGTCCAAAACCGTTACATGATCGAGCATGATCTCCTCAAACCTCGCGTAGAATATTTCAGTGGCTTTCCCGACAAATTCGTTGCTCGCGTCGGGGCCAATCAGCCGCCGCATTGTAACGGGAACAGATCCACCAACGGTAGCTTTGACCTTCTCAAAAGTGGCAGCCGGTAGCCCCATTTTCTCCTGAGCGAAACTGTACGCCTGGTGGATCGCCTCGAAGTGATCAATCAGGGTTCCGTCGAGGTCAAAAAAAACGTAGCGGACGTCTACGATCATCTCCCTTCCTTAGATGGACAACTCTTCCAGTAAAACCATTTCACTACGATGAATGACCTCCAACTGACGCCTCTCTGGATCCATAGCGAGAACCTCGTCTGACTTCTTTCCTGCTACCTCCTTTAATTCCGCGCTACCGTAGGCAATTACCCCGCGGGCAAAAGCTTTCCCTTCAAGGTCGCGCACATCCACCAAATCGCCAGACTGGAAGCTGCCACCGCACTCTACCACACCGGTTGCAAGGAGACTCCTCCCCTTTTCCCGAACCGCGTCAGCCGCCCCTTCATCCAGAACAATCCATCCACTGGGCTGATCGAAGAATGCCAGCCAGCGCTTCCGCGAACTCATCGTCTCTCCTGTTGGAAGAAAAAGCGTTCCTGCTACAGACCCATTCTCAATCCGACTCAACAAACGAGGATCCGTGCCACTTCCAATGATCACCCCACACCCTGATCGTGTAGCGATTCTGGCTGCATGAATCTTAGTCACCATCCCTCCTACCGCAGTCGGACTCTCCGTGCCACCTGCCATGGCCTCAATATCCGCTGTGATGGTTTTAACCTCTTTGACCAAATCTCCTGTTTCCCGATTCAGAAGACCGGGCGCGGTCGACAGAATAAAGAGCAAATCGGCTTTGATGAGTGAAGCGACTAGTGCACTGAGGACATCGTTATCTCCAAACCGAATCTCCTGCGAACTTACACAATCATTCTCGTTTACCACAGGAACTACGTTCATTGCCAGAAGCCGCTCCATTGTTTCCATAGCAGTTACATGACGCCGACGCCCGCGGAGGTCTTCCCGGGTCAACAGGATCTGCGCGACCGTGTGCCCGAATGGGTCCATAGACTCCTGCCAAGTCTGGGTGAGAATACTCTGCCCCACAGCTGCACATGACTGCAGGGTAGAAAGGTCAGTCGGCCTTTTCGCAAAACCCAACTTCTTCATTCCAAGCCCGACCGCCCCTGAACTGACAATGCAGACATCGACACCGCTTTTTCGGGTCGCATCCACCTCACGGCAGATCGCAGAAATTCGGTCCCGATTTATGCCACCCTCTTCATCGGTGAGGATACCAGTCCCTAGTTTGACTACAATCCGCCGAAAACTGCGGGAAAAAAAGTCTTCGGACATGTCTCGCTGCCGTAGCGAACTCCTAGATTTTCAGGAGTTCTTCCTCCTTGTGGCCCAGTGCCACATTGATCTTCTCTACATACTCGTCGGTAGTCTTCTGAATTTCTTTTTCCACTCTTTTCACATCGTCTTCTGGAAGAGAGTCATCCTTTTCCGTGGTCTTCAAAGACTCCATTGCGTTGCGTCTGGCCTGCCGAACGCTGATCCGACCATCTTCAGCATGCTTGTGAGCGACTTTGACCAGATCCTGACGCCGCTCCTTGCTAAGCTCCGGGATATTCAACCGAATCAGCGCACCGTCTACCACAGGATTAATTCCAAGATTAGCCTTCTGCAGAGACTTTTCCACATCTTTAATCACCGTCTTATCCCACGGCTGAATTTGAATTGTGCGTGCATCCGGAGTAGTGATCGCTGCGATATCCCGGAGAGGCATTGAAGAACCGTAGGAAGCGATCTCAATCACAGTGCTTTCTACCATAGCCGGAGAGGCTTTTCCCGTATGAAGCGAGTTGAACTCCGCCAAGGTGTGGTCAAGAGCCCTCTGCGCTTCCTCCTCCTGCTTTAACTGAATCGAATCGGTGTCCATCGTTCTGTTTTAGACAGCGGGACAGCCCACTGACGAGAGGAAACTTGGATTTTCAACGAGCTTCGACTACTCTCCCGACCGAGAATGGACCACGTGAGAGTAGACAAATGGCTTTGGGCGGTACGCCTTTACAAGACCCGCGCCGAGGCGACCGCTGCCTGCCGTAAATCAGCGGTCCAGATCAACGGAGCTACTGCAAAACCCGCATCCAGTGTTCGGGTAGACGACTGCGTCACCGCTCGCCTCAGAGAAATGACCAAGACCTACCGGGTCCTTGCCCTTATTGATCGGCGTGTAGGTGCCTCCCGACTTCCAGACCTTATCAAAGACGAAACCCCGGAGGAGGAAATCCAGAGAGCCAAAGAACGCCGCGAAAACGCGAGATTATCGCCGTATCAAGGGGCGGGAAGACCCACCAAGAAAAACCGCCGCGACCTAGAAACGTATTTCGGAAGAGGTGGGTAAACACGCTCCGGCTGAGCAATGTAGGAGAGGGTTTACCCCTCGACCAGCATAGGAAACCGAAACCCCACCTTTTCTCATCGACTCTCCAAATTTTCCAATGCTACCGTTTCCACATAGCTCGCCCGGATGGCGGAATCGGTAGACGCTGCGGACTTAAAATCCGTTTTCCGTAAGGAAGTGAGGGTTCAAGTCCCTCTCCGGGCACCAGCCTTCGCTCAAGCGACAGCGCGAGTCGAAGACTGCCACGCCGTAGCCCGGAGGGCAGAGGCGGGCTTTCCGCTTCGTGATTTACCGAGTCGCCTGAGCTACGGCTTGGCAAGCCAGCTCTTCTTTCTCGAATCGACAGCGCGGAGAAGTCTGTCATGCCCATCCTCAGATCCTTGACTTCTTAGCCTTTTGGGGGGATCGCGTCCTCGTTATCCGAATGCATAGCTATATATTGTTCTCAAGCTGATAACGTAAAAGTGAGGCGACGGCGGCGCTAGCCGACGTTGCCTCGACTGCCTTGTTTTGCCTCCATCGTTCGGCAATCGATGCCGGTGGAGTTATCAGCACCCATCTTCTGGAATGCCTTAGCTATCCTGTCCCATGTTTTCATCGTGCTGCTAGGCTTCGCCGCAATCTCCGAAGCAAAGCTTTTCCCTTCCTCAGTTAAGGCTACCTTCTTACCTTCTCTTTCGATCAAAGCCTTCGACTCAAGCCACCTAATAGAACTGGATATTTCTTTCTGAGTCGGGACTGCGTGATTTATAGCGTCTGCAACTGACTCAATCTCGCGAATCTTTACGGCTTCTTTCTGAGCAGCGGCCGATGCAGCATAAAAGATCCACGAGTATGTTTGAGCTTCAGTCATTTCTTTTGCAGAACGCTGAAGTGTCATGATGTAGGACGAGAAGCGTCCGGATTTGTGACGACTGACTGGTTATCCGTCATCTGTGTAGTGGTGAACGATCTTCCAAGCCTCCTCGAAAGTAATGCCAGAGCGCTGATCCTTTCGGATTTTGTGATCGCATTCGTTAATAAATATCCTTGGTCGTGTTCCGCCTCCAACGAACTTCACGGTGGTCTGTAAGTTGATCGTAGATACCGAGAAATAATCAATTTCAGTCGCAAACCAACCGAAAAACGGACCGATCTTACTGGAATCGTAGTTGTCTCGATAGATCTCAAAGTTTTCCTTTTTTAGTGACACCCAAACACCCCAACCGAAGTAGTCGTCGGTTCCTTGAATCGGTATCTCAACAACACCGCGGACAAAGAACTCTTCTCCTTCGATTATGCATAGATCCTCTGTTAGTGAGGATGAGTCAGAGGCTTCAGCTTCTTTGCACCAATAGTACGGCGCATCCGATCCTATGTCGGGCAACTCATCGTGCGTCTCGCTGCAAATCTCACCTTTCATAATTCTGGATAGTGCTGCGCTGAGGCGCGCAGGCATTGAACCCTAGCGAGCTTGCTCGCGGAAGGGCAATCCCGGAGTCGCCTCATGCTCCTGGTTGCGGCTTGCGGAGTGGGCCGGAAGCTGGAGCATGAGCTTGCTCAGCGTCGCATTGCGTCCATCGCCAAGCGATGGGCGCAACGTAAAGGACAGGCAACCCGCCAATAGGTTTCCCAGTAAGTGTGATTTTTAGGATTTTTCGGGATGGTTGTAGGGTTGACCTGATCCGTCTTGTTTAGGGTGCGTGGCTTGAGTGTCGATGGATTCGGGAGTAGATAGGGTGCAGAGGGGTAAATCCAAAATTCTTTTTCACCACAGAGTTCACTGAGAGCAAAGAACTCCAAGATTGCACAGTGGTGGTTTCTCTCTTCTTTCCTTTCTCAGGGTCGTCTGCATGCGGCACGGTGAGATGGATTTTGATTTTTTGCTGAACGACAAAAGAGCGGACCTAAGACAACTCAGCCCTGATGAGGAGATAATTCCTTCCCCTACTCGTCCTTTGTCGCCTTTGATGGATCCACATAGATGGTCACGTTAGCGTTGTCGTTTCCAAGAATCTCCTGCGCACGCTTAATCGCATTTGCAGTAGAAAGAGTAGGATTCGCAATCGATTCACGGAAGATGTTTTCTCTCCCAATTCGTTCGATTAATCCTGAGTCGCGAAAGACCCGGTATATTTCCTTTTTCACGCCACTTACAACGACCGTTCGTCCTTTCTCATTCATGTAGGTGATCAACTCGTCTAATGCCATGACGCTCGAAGCATCCAGTAGCCGTGCATTCTTCATCCGTAGAATCACGATGCGAAGGTTAGGATCATCACAGGTTCGTCTCATCTGGTCACGAAAAAGGTCTGATGCACCGAAAAATAGATCCCCTTCCACATGAACAATCGAGACCTCCGGCATCGAGCGTTCCGACTCCTCTTTCTTCTCTGCAAGCTGTCCTTCCTCGTTAAACTGGTACTCCACAAGTTCTGGATGGGCGGCCTGTCGCAGAAAGAGCATAATCGACAGTCCCGTTCCGACGTAGATGGCTGAATCCAATCCCAATAGTAAACCTGTCAATAGTGTCGCAATGAACACGGCAGCGTCTGAACGGGTCGCTTGAAGGACAAGGCGGATGTTTCTCGTGTTGATCAGCGAAATACCGATGCAAATAATTAGAACCGCTAGGCTCGCCTGAGGAATATATCGAACGAGGAACCCAATCGTTACCGCAGCCACCGCTACAATGATTCCACTGTATATCGAGGCGAGGGACGTCCGGGCACCGCTATTGATGTTCAGGACACTCCGGGTGAGCGATCCAGAAGCCGGCATCCCGGAAAATAGGCCACAACCTATGTTGGAAACACCCATGCTGAACATTTCCTGATTCGTATCGAGACGAGATCCCGAACGAGCAGCTAAACTCTTTCCAATCGACGTTCCTTCCAGGACGCTTAGCAAAGCGATCGCAAGGGCCCCGCTCAAGAGGGTAGATGCAAGACCGAGATCAAGAGACGGCGGGGTGAACTTCCACTCTGCAGCACTCACCGCATTCAAGAATGCCAGATCCGTTAATCCTACAGGGGCAAACAAAGTCGCGACAAAAGACATCACCAGTAAAGTGATTGCTACATTCGGCAGCTTGGGTAGTTTCCGGCTGATTCCGAAATATACCCCAAAAGTAATGATACTCAGCAGCAGCGATGGAAGGTGGGTGTCTTTTAAATGTAGGCCCGTGTAATACAAACTCATGACAAACGATTTCGCCTTTTCGTCTTCATCAAATTTAAAGCCGAGTGCGTTCTTCACTTGATTCAAGGTGATCAGAAGCGCCGCAGCGGTAATATACCCCGTCACCACGGTGCGGGAAATGAACTGAATGAACGAGGCAAGTCTTAGATAAGCCCCAATGATTAGAAATACCCCGGCCAGTATTACAAGTAGCGGAACTACCGTCAGCCTATCCTCTACTGCCGCCAGCCCGACAAATGTGCTCATTAAAAGCACTGACGTAGCATTCGTGGGCCCAAGAACTATGAAGTGCCCCCGTGAGAATATCGGCCCGAGGATCGCCGCTATTGCAGAACCAAAAATACCGTAATAGATCGGTAAACCTGCGATCAAAGCGTAAGCTATACCTTGCGGGAAAGCGAGAAGAGCCACATTTATGCCAGCCCTCAGATCCCCCGAAAACTTACTACTATTGTAGCCCTTTACCTGATGCCGGATCGGGAAAAAATCCAACTGCGAAAACCCGGAAACACCCGAGATAGGCGCTTTTGCTATCCGCCAGAAGTTGCTCCGCGACATTTTAGTAGCTAACAAGTCAATACAACGGGCGACAACCTAATTCTCCGAGAACCTCAAAAAACCATCCAGCAAAAGATCAAACTGAGAGCCGTAGATCTTCACTTTACCATAATCAATCAGACATAGTATAGGAAGCGCTATCCTGCCATCGCGCAATCACTACAGAGACCATAGACCTCCATCACGTGGGCGATTTTAGAGTAGCCCTTGGTCCGTGCTTTGCGAAGGACTTCTTGACTCACACAGACGTCTAGGCGCTCTGCTCTATGGCATTCTCTGCAGATAAGATGGTGGAAGTGTTCGTCCGGGCCTGTCAGCTCAAAAAGATGGGTCCCATTTTCAAGCGGAACTCTCTGGAGCACCCGTAGATTTTCAAATGCTTCAAGACATCGGTACACAGTCACCAAGTCAGAAGCAACTAACCTCGCTCTCTCCCGGATCTCCTCGGCACTAACCGGCCGGTCCGTCGATAGAAGAACTGTAAGCACCTGCTCACGTTTCTTGGTCATTCGCCCGCCGCTCG
This region of Verrucomicrobiota bacterium genomic DNA includes:
- a CDS encoding SufE family protein, translating into MKSIEEKKSELLETLDLIGDEHERLSFIVDLGKGAESLASEYRQETFRVEGCTSNLWLFPSFEAGKCHYSVDSDSSITKGIATMLANLYDGHSPQEILKNPPDFLVDAGIPQLLSPNRRNGLSNLSGKIVDYATLYREKYPEESSRAL
- a CDS encoding ATP-dependent RecD-like DNA helicase; protein product: MPDQLKGTLERIVFSNEEKQYLVAEFSPDGEKGKVTITGVMPGVQCGESLKVTGEWVSHPRHGKQFRISHFESHLPATIHGIRKYLGSGLIPGIGKTYASKIVDYFGEDTLRVISVKSARLREVPGIGKERARKIKEGWEEHRAFRSVMIFLQTYGVSAAKCLRLVKRYGESTEKILRANPYRLADEIEGIGFRTADQIAVNLGLPSDGPDRISAALSYSLQEAADEGHTVLARGDLIARASTVLGLPGESVEPILVRLIAEEQLSSIESDTLIQRNDLAIAEKRLATALFELLWAKSSLPAIQIEKAVDWAAARSGFAFAPEQVEALKASLANRVAILTGGPGTGKTTILRSLVAILSAKNIRVGLASPTGRAAQRMSEATGLSAKTVHRMLEYDPATGGFVHHEKKRLPYEYVIVDEASMLDVRLAASLISAVAPGATLLLVGDADQLPSVGPGDVLRNLIESERFSVVRLSQVFRQEGASRIVDLAYQVLGGNPRFPYKSEEAPSKPRPPGDVQWILAEDPDDCVDKTLRLVDYLPKAIPGTDPVSDIQVIVPLHKGVVGVGNLNERLKERLLSRNVRGGNTPFALGDKVIQTRNNYDLGIYNGDLGLVTRTDLPDGEIEVNFSGLRTRIGRGQVNDLSLAYAITVHKSQGSEYPIVILPLMKQHYLLLRRNLVYTALTRGKKAVYFVGDPAAYSMAVRQLSDQTRLTDLVRKVREAG
- a CDS encoding HAD family hydrolase; translation: MIVDVRYVFFDLDGTLIDHFEAIHQAYSFAQEKMGLPAATFEKVKATVGGSVPVTMRRLIGPDASNEFVGKATEIFYARFEEIMLDHVTVLDGVPEFLEGLSDRGFHLAVFTNKRGDHARKVLTHLKLSKFFDLIAGAGDTPYRKPQVEFTNWVLAKVEAKPSEALMIGDSPFDVKAGKVRSLRVAAVATGSHSEKELEETEADWVFGDMAKLGETLFGLS
- the proB gene encoding glutamate 5-kinase, whose amino-acid sequence is MSEDFFSRSFRRIVVKLGTGILTDEEGGINRDRISAICREVDATRKSGVDVCIVSSGAVGLGMKKLGFAKRPTDLSTLQSCAAVGQSILTQTWQESMDPFGHTVAQILLTREDLRGRRRHVTAMETMERLLAMNVVPVVNENDCVSSQEIRFGDNDVLSALVASLIKADLLFILSTAPGLLNRETGDLVKEVKTITADIEAMAGGTESPTAVGGMVTKIHAARIATRSGCGVIIGSGTDPRLLSRIENGSVAGTLFLPTGETMSSRKRWLAFFDQPSGWIVLDEGAADAVREKGRSLLATGVVECGGSFQSGDLVDVRDLEGKAFARGVIAYGSAELKEVAGKKSDEVLAMDPERRQLEVIHRSEMVLLEELSI
- the frr gene encoding ribosome recycling factor produces the protein MDTDSIQLKQEEEAQRALDHTLAEFNSLHTGKASPAMVESTVIEIASYGSSMPLRDIAAITTPDARTIQIQPWDKTVIKDVEKSLQKANLGINPVVDGALIRLNIPELSKERRQDLVKVAHKHAEDGRISVRQARRNAMESLKTTEKDDSLPEDDVKRVEKEIQKTTDEYVEKINVALGHKEEELLKI
- a CDS encoding RNA-binding S4 domain-containing protein, with the protein product MDHVRVDKWLWAVRLYKTRAEATAACRKSAVQINGATAKPASSVRVDDCVTARLREMTKTYRVLALIDRRVGASRLPDLIKDETPEEEIQRAKERRENARLSPYQGAGRPTKKNRRDLETYFGRGG
- a CDS encoding DUF2199 domain-containing protein, which codes for MKGEICSETHDELPDIGSDAPYYWCKEAEASDSSSLTEDLCIIEGEEFFVRGVVEIPIQGTDDYFGWGVWVSLKKENFEIYRDNYDSSKIGPFFGWFATEIDYFSVSTINLQTTVKFVGGGTRPRIFINECDHKIRKDQRSGITFEEAWKIVHHYTDDG
- a CDS encoding SulP family inorganic anion transporter, translated to MSRSNFWRIAKAPISGVSGFSQLDFFPIRHQVKGYNSSKFSGDLRAGINVALLAFPQGIAYALIAGLPIYYGIFGSAIAAILGPIFSRGHFIVLGPTNATSVLLMSTFVGLAAVEDRLTVVPLLVILAGVFLIIGAYLRLASFIQFISRTVVTGYITAAALLITLNQVKNALGFKFDEDEKAKSFVMSLYYTGLHLKDTHLPSLLLSIITFGVYFGISRKLPKLPNVAITLLVMSFVATLFAPVGLTDLAFLNAVSAAEWKFTPPSLDLGLASTLLSGALAIALLSVLEGTSIGKSLAARSGSRLDTNQEMFSMGVSNIGCGLFSGMPASGSLTRSVLNINSGARTSLASIYSGIIVAVAAVTIGFLVRYIPQASLAVLIICIGISLINTRNIRLVLQATRSDAAVFIATLLTGLLLGLDSAIYVGTGLSIMLFLRQAAHPELVEYQFNEEGQLAEKKEESERSMPEVSIVHVEGDLFFGASDLFRDQMRRTCDDPNLRIVILRMKNARLLDASSVMALDELITYMNEKGRTVVVSGVKKEIYRVFRDSGLIERIGRENIFRESIANPTLSTANAIKRAQEILGNDNANVTIYVDPSKATKDE
- a CDS encoding transcriptional repressor codes for the protein MSETCRPLLDTVVKRLKASGGRMTKKREQVLTVLLSTDRPVSAEEIRERARLVASDLVTVYRCLEAFENLRVLQRVPLENGTHLFELTGPDEHFHHLICRECHRAERLDVCVSQEVLRKARTKGYSKIAHVMEVYGLCSDCAMAG